The genomic window CACAGATAAATGAAGTTTTTGATTTGCTACATCTTCGCgcattttcaaaagaaaaaagaaaagggAGAGACTTGTTGGCTGTTGGCGCAAGTAGGAAAAACGACACACATGTTTCCGATCACGCCTTATTGATTTGTTGCGAAATGCGCGCTTGGAGAACGGCATGCAACCACCCGCACATGCGgtagtatatgcatatgtgtgcgtatgtgctAAACTGCAACGAAGCAAATAAAGCAAGTGTTGCATTTCTGTGCCATCCAAGCAGCAGCTGGCGATGATGGAAAATTGGTTAGTAGCGGATTTTGTGCTATTTCGCACTTTTCGTTTCCCTTTCTATGCACCGTTTTTCGATTCAGCTGTTaacgttgtttttgtttcagttaAGTGTGCACTTTTTCCTTCACATTTGCTGCATTTCTTTTACTTACGTGTGTATACTTGCATATACTTGGATGTGTATACTTGGAAACGTGTTTGGAAATGTGAGCGGCTAATGTTGCGCTGTGCTGGTATTAATGAAGTTTTAAACGTTTTACTACTCGTGACGTGttatcttttactttttttatatgacaGCAACACCATGCAGCTGCTACAATGCATGACAAATTCCAAAAGAATTTGCTTTTCCGGCTTATTCTCTCCCTTAACTTAGCTTGCTCGAACAAATGCACGACTTCATGTGAAAACACATGAAGACTCGATAGATATAACACATCCCTAATTTCAGATTTTCAACTCTCACAAACTCAACGCACTACATAAGTCAAGCTGAAGATCActtattatttcgaaatttacgGTTATGAGACCATATTAATGCCGAGTTTTTGAGACATTGTTCCAAAAAgagtttaaatatatgtatgtactacttcaagaaataataagactttgttcacaattttaaaattcttaactttCTCTTCGGAGCGTTCGTTTATaattgctgaatagccagaagtcacatggagctaaatcagatgaatatggtggttgcggcacgaaattgcttgaaaatttggcaagAAACTCACGTAGAATCGACACAGTAAACGACGGTTCATTGTCGTGCTGCAAATActaagagttgtcggcccataatttcggccactttttacgaatatctTCGTGAAAACGACCCATAacattcaaatagtattccttttAACAGTTTGGATGCTTGGAAAGATTTAAGAGGTGTGGTGCCTCGTAAATCGAAGAAACCTGGCATCATAACCTTgttttttgacctgctttaacGTGGTTTTTTCAACTTTGGcttacctttgccacgatattcggccgactgaTCGTCTATTTCCGGGTCGTAATCATACATGCAAGACTCActgccagtaataatacgttttttcgaaaaaaattagtgtCTTTGGACCAAACGTGCTTTCACTTcggctcaaatgatctttcaaaatggttttattgattCTGCCGATATGACAACGATGGCAgaaagatctctgactgttgatcgtcgattttcaaacaccaattcctttattttacatAGAGCTGAGAAACAGACTGTCAGGGTTTGCGATGCAACCTTCCGCTAACATGTCCTCATGGGGTTTCGTTTCTCTCTTTGATGGAGTAATACTTCTTTGAGCGTCAATTACATTTTAGTAACCTCTTAGTTTCGAGCCTTATCTTTTCTATAAACAACTAAACCCCATTTCATGTCTTAAGGCTTTAATAAACCTTTTTCTATTTACcgtaatttttctaataaaactggtatataatttgcaaaaagaaaaaccTGAAACAATGAAGGAAGCAGTTATAACATTTCAAAGAGTTATCCGCATACTTCTTTGTATCAAATTTGACTCATTATCTTTGCTCTTGTATTcacatgtaaaatttttaactgaCGTTTACGAAACACGAATCTTATTAAGAGCCAGGAGGTGGTGGCCAGTTGTAGTAACAATTTAGCTGAGGATCGCTggttttatgaatatgacgttgAAACTgaccaacaatctagcgaatgacgctccaaaaatgagccgaaaccaaaagcACAAAATCCAATAAAAGCACTGAAGACATTGAAGGCACTGAAAGCCATCCCAGCCGAAGCTTATAGCAAGTAGGTATATAGAAATTTGAATTAAGCGTTGACATACTTGTATCGGCTcaaagaagcctattttgaaaacgttaataaagatttgtgttaaaatatatgaaaattttatttaaatgtccgagtcaaatttgatctgatGGTATAATAAGTAATTAAGTAAGTAAAAACATAGATATATATCTATTGATTCTTATTGTTTCTTATTCTCAGAAATCGCTCATTTCAAAGTAGTTATTGGGTTCCTATATCATATAATTTCTTTCTAAAGAAAGACCTCTTTATATCGACCTCTGGCTTAGACCATCATTTGCCTTTTAACTTTATGGCATATAGTTTTTATCAGGTACTTTTGGGGTACATGTCCAATGGTTTAACTCTTTTTTCTCTCtcaattttcagccaattcCACTCACAAAATATATGTTTCTATTGTTACCACTATTTATCTTGCACTTCAATAACTctccaaatttttttgttctccTAACGTCATTACAGAGATTTCTTCTTGGCCAATAGTTCACCATCAAATCTGCACACCAACcgacagctacaacaacagcaacggcgTTGGACGACGAGAAAAACCAGCCGCAGCACACGCACTGCGATTCGGGCTAGCAACGCTGTCACCAGGGCTAGAAAACCGACACCACTCGAGGccgagcaacagcaacagcagcaacaaaaacaacaacaccaatcaAAACGTCAACTCTTTGTTAAAATGAATCTTCTAATGGTCTGCGTACTCTTGCTGGTGGCATTTATCTGCCAGCCAACATTGATTTATGGTCTACGCGGCAGTCACAACTCCGCCGCCGCTGCAGTCCCCAACACCCACGGCGACCACGAGCTCGTCCACCATCAGCGTAGTATCAAAACATTTGGCGGCAAAGTGAAACGTTCACGCTCCCATTTACCACACGCTTCGGCCGCTGAGCAGGCGAATGCCAAGCTTGTCATGGCGATGGAGTCGGGTGACGTATTGGTGCGGCGTGCAGCGCGTGGTGCCAATGTTGAGGGCGGCGATGACAGCGCAAGCAACGTTGATGCAGCTGCTGTTGGCGGTGGAAAGCGCAACAagaatggcaacaacaacaataataagaaattGAACAAGAGCTCGGATGCGTCGAACGGCGGTCGGAAACAGGACAAAAAGTTCTCAGCTGCAATTGGCGGtcaagcacaacaacagcatcacGGCAGTGGTAACGGTAATGGCAGCGGCAAGGGCAGACAACGCCAGCAACTGCGTTCGCAACAACATCAGGGACACGGCAAACGCGGCGGCAACGGCAATGGCAGTGGTTCGGGCGCCAAAGTGCGCATGGAGAGCGTGGAGAAGACCTCAACTTCGGAAAAGTCACGTAAGTTGTGgacaaaaaacgaaattaatcaGTTGTAGTTGCAAGATTATTAGATGTAagtagaaaaaatgtataaccgGCAAGGCaagaatacattttcgaatatCAATTTTGAAAGTCAAAGTCAAAAAAAGAAGCAGCTGGGATGAAGACAGCGTTTTAAGATATTATCTGATGAGTTTGTTATAAAGGTTTCGAAGATCCTTTCTTGCAATATAtcaaaaggagctgtctttaagTAAGATCATGATAATTTCCTGCGAAGGAAATTTTAATCTCAGATCCAAAGAgttaatatgaatataaaaagttatccatttttattttcacttctcCCATACAAATACTACAGTTCCAAAGGTTAAGACcgatttaatataaattattcacCTAGCTTCCTTAATATCAAAACTTCCTAGATAAAGTCTATAGGGTAAACTCCAGGTCAGCTCAAACCAAGACAAAGCCGAAACCGGTCTTACCAGTAATCCCTATAAGTCTAAACTATTTTGATTCACTGGAAGAAAAACTGACAAGTTTTGGAGGTTGCGTGGATGGTGAGCTAGAGAAACGCATGTTAACGGTAAGGTCGATAAGACATATCAATAGTGTGATCCCCAAAAGCTCCTATTTCACACCTTCAGACCATTTTATGGTATTGATCGAAGCGAAGTGTC from Bactrocera tryoni isolate S06 chromosome 5, CSIRO_BtryS06_freeze2, whole genome shotgun sequence includes these protein-coding regions:
- the LOC120776701 gene encoding uncharacterized protein LOC120776701 isoform X1, which codes for MNLLMVCVLLLVAFICQPTLIYGLRGSHNSAAAAVPNTHGDHELVHHQRSIKTFGGKVKRSRSHLPHASAAEQANAKLVMAMESGDVLVRRAARGANVEGGDDSASNVDAAAVGGGKRNKNGNNNNNKKLNKSSDASNGGRKQDKKFSAAIGGQAQQQHHGSGNGNGSGKGRQRQQLRSQQHQGHGKRGGNGNGSGSGAKVRMESVEKTSTSEKSQSSCRYSKGAWTDCDPKTNVRTRTLTLKKGEANCLTTRTMQKKCKKPCRYEKGAWSECTNGQMTRQDKLKSAITTNPTVATDTTDTNPDSSCEAMRKITKRCNVGGAKMANKSNKERKHKDKGQRRTQQQAQ
- the LOC120776701 gene encoding uncharacterized protein LOC120776701 isoform X2 is translated as MNLLMVCVLLLVAFICQPTLIYGLRGSHNSAAAAVPNTHGDHELVHHQRSIKTFGGKVKRSRSHLPHASAAEQANAKLVMAMESGDVLVRRAARGANVEGGDDSASNVDAAAVGGGKRNKNGNNNNNKKLNKSSDASNGGRKQDKKFSAAIGGQAQQQHHGSGNGNGSGKGRQRQQLRSQQHQGHGKRGGNGNGSGSGAKVRMESVEKTSTSEKSPCRYEKGAWSECTNGQMTRQDKLKSAITTNPTVATDTTDTNPDSSCEAMRKITKRCNVGGAKMANKSNKERKHKDKGQRRTQQQAQ